A section of the Mergibacter septicus genome encodes:
- the cas3f gene encoding type I-F CRISPR-associated helicase Cas3f yields MNILLISECSKQALVETRRVLDQFAERKGQRTWQTPITFEGLKTLRMLLKKTARKNTAVACYWIRAKNQTELLWIVGNRRKFNLEGSVPTNMTQRDILRSQDENNFNSIHTSAILAGLAGLFHDFGKANQLFQNKLTPKTKTSNFEPYRHEWLSLLLFAEFIKDQEKSSSEQVVYLDDQTWLTRLANISDKSPDLIEKQLTEKKTFDFTQLPPIAQCIAWLILSHHRLPKKLNSDITLDSNSITSWLTQLGVEWNALNHENCESNKIPLNLTFKLGTPIRSKTWQKKAKEIAKRALKLHNFSEYAHLEMAFPLHIARLALMLADHNYSADQPHPHWQDPHYKAIANTDKTTKEPKQHLDEHCIGVAHNAYLLALTIPKLRQSMPAITQHKDFKRRSKNDKFRWQDKAYDCAYNLTEQSQEQGFFGINMASTGKGKTFANARICYALANPQLGCRFSIALGLRTLTLQTGEALQHRLHLDNDDVAVQIGSQEIKALFESQQKIPATHDKNTGSESEQHFAEHYYVRYEGEIENNYLNRWLKNQNKILKLVSSPISVSTIDHLIPASEGTSGGQQIAPMLRLLTSDLVLDEPDDFSLEDLPALGRLVYFAGLLGSRVLLSSATLPPYLVQQLFSSYYTGRKQFNQVTGQRAETDICCAWFDEFSSQAINCDLKQFEEQHKQFIQKRVENLKKENLNLHLGNWLMVNHISKKDLYPALAQTLYQGITQLATQHRTVSTQTRYQGKSVSTGIIRIANINPLVAVAKALFNLPAAENTCIHYCIYHSQHPLATRSAIENQLDALLQRDRQNPQDIFEKELVVERLQQFPEQHHIFVVLATPVAEVGRDHDYDWAIIEPSSMRSIIQLVGRVQRHRQLPPQLDNILILNKNIKAIKGEVICYTDPGFECKETEKREEVKLPNHDLSLSALADYFQPINAIPRIQEVEDQGLIDIEHRALKNYLSYYLRNWWKSNYAHLFAEFQKQTEFRQSRPTRNYIVELLDDDLTLKEWEPASQEWIESSINLTYQEPDNLPLAKRISIWGSPLLEQEIEQLADQFNLSLEETYLRFAQISLPEGNYLWYYHPHLGFYRK; encoded by the coding sequence ATGAACATATTGTTAATTTCAGAATGTAGCAAACAAGCGTTAGTCGAAACTCGCCGTGTACTAGATCAATTCGCTGAACGTAAAGGACAACGGACTTGGCAAACACCTATTACATTTGAAGGGCTAAAAACACTAAGAATGTTGCTGAAGAAAACTGCCCGTAAAAATACCGCAGTCGCCTGCTATTGGATTAGAGCTAAAAATCAAACGGAATTACTTTGGATTGTCGGCAACAGACGTAAATTTAATTTAGAAGGTAGCGTACCAACTAATATGACCCAACGAGATATTTTACGCAGCCAAGATGAAAATAATTTTAACAGCATTCATACTTCTGCAATTTTGGCTGGTTTAGCTGGACTATTTCACGATTTTGGTAAAGCAAATCAACTTTTTCAAAATAAATTAACTCCTAAGACTAAAACCTCGAATTTTGAACCCTACCGCCACGAATGGTTATCTCTATTACTCTTTGCTGAATTTATTAAAGATCAAGAAAAATCAAGCTCCGAACAGGTCGTTTACCTTGATGATCAAACGTGGTTGACTCGGTTAGCAAATATCTCTGATAAATCGCCAGATCTCATTGAAAAACAATTAACAGAGAAAAAAACCTTCGATTTCACACAATTACCACCGATTGCACAATGTATTGCTTGGTTAATTTTATCGCACCACCGTTTACCTAAAAAACTTAATTCCGATATAACATTAGATTCAAATTCCATCACATCTTGGCTGACACAACTTGGTGTTGAATGGAATGCGTTAAACCACGAAAATTGCGAAAGTAACAAAATTCCTCTCAATCTCACCTTTAAATTAGGGACCCCTATTCGCAGTAAAACGTGGCAAAAGAAAGCAAAAGAAATCGCTAAAAGGGCATTAAAATTACATAATTTTAGTGAATATGCTCATTTAGAAATGGCATTTCCCTTGCACATTGCTCGCTTAGCATTAATGCTTGCCGATCATAACTATTCAGCCGATCAGCCTCACCCACATTGGCAAGATCCACATTATAAAGCTATTGCGAATACGGATAAAACAACGAAAGAACCGAAACAACATTTAGATGAACACTGTATCGGTGTCGCACATAATGCCTATCTTCTCGCCTTAACGATTCCTAAGTTACGCCAATCAATGCCAGCAATTACACAGCATAAAGATTTTAAACGGCGGAGTAAGAATGATAAATTCCGCTGGCAAGATAAAGCTTATGATTGTGCTTATAATCTTACAGAACAGAGCCAAGAACAAGGCTTTTTTGGGATCAATATGGCATCAACAGGAAAAGGAAAAACCTTTGCTAATGCTCGGATCTGCTATGCCTTAGCAAACCCACAATTAGGTTGTCGTTTTAGTATTGCACTAGGTTTACGTACTCTTACATTACAAACTGGTGAAGCATTACAACACCGCCTTCATTTAGATAACGATGATGTTGCCGTACAAATCGGTTCACAAGAAATTAAAGCTTTGTTTGAAAGCCAACAAAAAATACCGGCTACTCATGATAAAAATACAGGCAGTGAGTCCGAACAACATTTTGCTGAACACTATTATGTTCGCTATGAAGGTGAAATTGAAAATAACTACCTAAATCGCTGGTTAAAAAACCAAAATAAAATCCTAAAACTGGTAAGTTCACCAATTTCAGTCAGCACCATTGACCACCTAATACCTGCGAGCGAAGGCACATCAGGCGGTCAGCAAATTGCACCAATGCTACGCTTACTCACCAGTGATTTAGTGCTAGATGAACCCGATGACTTTTCATTAGAAGATCTGCCTGCATTAGGGCGTTTAGTCTATTTTGCGGGTTTATTAGGTTCAAGAGTCTTGCTCTCATCTGCCACACTACCACCTTATCTTGTTCAACAACTTTTTTCGAGTTATTACACTGGTCGAAAACAATTTAATCAAGTAACAGGACAGCGAGCAGAAACGGATATTTGTTGTGCATGGTTTGATGAATTTAGCTCGCAAGCTATAAATTGTGATTTAAAACAATTTGAGGAGCAACACAAGCAATTTATCCAAAAACGAGTAGAGAATTTAAAAAAAGAGAACCTAAATTTACATTTAGGCAACTGGCTAATGGTTAATCATATCTCGAAAAAAGATCTTTATCCTGCATTAGCTCAAACCCTTTATCAAGGTATCACTCAACTCGCTACACAACACCGTACTGTATCCACTCAAACTCGCTATCAGGGAAAAAGTGTTTCCACTGGTATTATCCGTATCGCCAATATCAATCCTCTGGTTGCTGTTGCTAAAGCACTCTTTAATCTCCCTGCAGCTGAAAATACATGCATTCACTACTGTATCTACCATAGCCAACACCCACTTGCGACACGTTCAGCAATCGAAAATCAACTTGATGCCTTGTTACAACGAGATCGACAAAATCCACAAGATATTTTTGAGAAAGAATTAGTGGTTGAACGCCTACAACAATTTCCTGAACAACATCATATTTTTGTGGTTCTTGCTACACCTGTTGCAGAAGTTGGACGAGATCACGATTATGATTGGGCAATCATTGAACCAAGCTCAATGCGATCCATCATTCAGCTTGTTGGACGAGTTCAACGCCACCGCCAATTACCACCACAGTTAGATAACATTCTCATTTTAAACAAAAATATCAAAGCAATAAAAGGAGAAGTTATTTGTTATACTGATCCAGGCTTTGAATGTAAAGAAACTGAAAAAAGGGAAGAAGTCAAACTACCTAACCATGACTTATCTTTATCTGCTTTAGCTGACTATTTCCAACCTATCAACGCTATACCACGAATTCAAGAGGTAGAAGATCAAGGATTAATTGACATTGAGCATCGAGCTTTAAAAAATTATTTAAGCTATTATTTAAGAAATTGGTGGAAATCAAATTACGCCCACCTTTTTGCCGAATTTCAAAAGCAAACTGAATTTCGCCAAAGTAGGCCAACTCGAAACTATATAGTAGAACTCCTTGATGATGACCTAACACTGAAAGAGTGGGAACCTGCATCTCAAGAATGGATTGAAAGTAGTATTAATTTAACTTATCAAGAACCAGATAATTTACCTCTAGCTAAACGGATTTCAATCTGGGGAAGCCCTCTGTTAGAACAAGAAATTGAACAACTTGCCGATCAATTTAATTTAAGTTTAGAAGAAACTTATCTGCGTTTTGCACAGATCAGCTTACCTGAAGGAAACTATTTGTGGTATTACCACCCCCATTTAGGTTTTTATCGGAAATAA
- the cas1f gene encoding type I-F CRISPR-associated endonuclease Cas1f has protein sequence MPDVFSPTDLKTIIHSKRANLYYLQHCRVLVNNGRVEYVTDQGKESLYWNIPIANTTAIMLGTGTSITQAAVRELAKAGVLIGFCGGGGTPLFAGNEAELAVSWFQPQSEYRPTQYLQQWVSFWFDDQQRLEAAKHFQQQRLQQIENQWQKLSQQQAFNYNAEQLTSTLERFRKKLADCNTTQDLLSLEATTTKSLYKLACNATNYGDFTRSERGNSNDIANRYLDHGNYLAYGLAATACWVLGLPHGLAVLHGKTRRGGLVFDVADIVKDAVILPQAFLSAMAGDDEQEFRQQCLQQFRKTNALDTMIETLQTTATTLARK, from the coding sequence ATGCCTGATGTTTTCTCACCAACTGACCTAAAAACTATCATTCATTCCAAGCGAGCCAATCTCTATTATCTACAACATTGCCGAGTATTAGTAAATAATGGACGGGTTGAATATGTTACCGATCAAGGCAAAGAAAGCCTCTACTGGAATATTCCCATTGCGAACACCACTGCAATTATGCTTGGAACTGGCACTTCAATTACTCAAGCCGCCGTACGAGAACTAGCCAAAGCTGGAGTCTTAATTGGCTTTTGTGGCGGTGGTGGAACGCCTCTATTTGCTGGCAACGAAGCTGAACTCGCTGTCTCGTGGTTTCAACCTCAATCTGAATACCGTCCCACACAGTATTTACAACAATGGGTAAGCTTTTGGTTTGACGATCAACAACGACTTGAAGCCGCTAAACATTTTCAGCAACAACGTCTACAACAAATTGAAAACCAATGGCAAAAGCTCAGCCAACAACAAGCGTTTAACTATAATGCTGAACAATTAACTTCAACCTTAGAACGCTTTAGAAAAAAACTAGCGGATTGTAATACCACCCAAGATCTATTATCACTTGAGGCGACAACCACAAAAAGCCTGTATAAACTTGCTTGTAATGCAACTAATTATGGTGATTTCACTCGCTCTGAACGAGGAAATAGTAATGATATTGCTAACCGTTATTTAGATCACGGTAATTATCTGGCTTATGGCTTAGCAGCCACCGCTTGCTGGGTATTAGGTTTACCGCATGGCTTAGCGGTATTACACGGTAAAACTCGTCGTGGTGGCTTAGTTTTTGATGTCGCAGATATTGTTAAAGATGCGGTTATCCTCCCACAGGCTTTTCTTTCAGCAATGGCAGGTGATGATGAACAAGAATTTCGCCAACAGTGCTTACAACAATTTAGAAAAACTAATGCCTTAGATACAATGATTGAAACTCTACAAACTACAGCAACCACTTTAGCGAGAAAATAA
- a CDS encoding YciI family protein: MYYVLFAQDIPNTLAQRLAVREKHLARLQQLADEGRLLTAGPNPAIDDENPGEAGFTGSTVIAQFDSLAQAREWADADPYVEAGVYAEVIIKPFKKVF; the protein is encoded by the coding sequence ATGTACTATGTTCTTTTTGCTCAAGATATACCAAATACCTTAGCACAACGTTTAGCTGTTCGAGAAAAACATCTCGCTCGTTTACAACAACTCGCTGATGAAGGCAGATTATTAACTGCAGGTCCAAATCCTGCAATTGATGATGAAAATCCGGGGGAAGCAGGCTTTACAGGCTCTACAGTTATTGCTCAATTTGACTCACTTGCACAGGCTCGTGAATGGGCTGATGCTGATCCTTATGTAGAAGCTGGTGTTTATGCGGAAGTGATTATTAAACCCTTTAAAAAAGTCTTTTAA
- the yciA gene encoding acyl-CoA thioester hydrolase YciA: MTMNKTDNRTQQPPNKGSLLLRTLAMPSDTNANGDIFGGWIMSQMDMGGAILAKEIAHGRVVTASVDKINFLRPVSVGDVVCCYGRCLAVGRTSIKIHVEVWAKKVSKEPIGEKYCVTDAIFTFVAVDQNGRPRPIPQENNHELERALADYSSQNC, encoded by the coding sequence ATAACAATGAACAAAACTGACAATAGAACACAACAACCTCCTAATAAAGGAAGTCTATTACTGCGGACACTTGCCATGCCTTCAGATACCAACGCAAACGGTGATATTTTTGGCGGTTGGATTATGTCTCAAATGGATATGGGTGGAGCTATTCTAGCAAAAGAAATTGCTCACGGACGTGTCGTTACTGCCAGTGTAGATAAAATTAATTTTTTACGTCCCGTCAGTGTTGGAGATGTTGTTTGCTGCTATGGACGATGTTTAGCTGTCGGTCGCACTTCAATAAAAATTCACGTTGAAGTATGGGCAAAAAAAGTCTCTAAAGAGCCTATCGGTGAAAAATATTGTGTAACTGATGCTATTTTTACCTTCGTTGCAGTCGATCAAAATGGTCGTCCTCGTCCAATTCCTCAGGAAAATAATCACGAATTAGAACGAGCGTTAGCAGATTATTCCTCTCAAAATTGTTAA
- a CDS encoding septation protein A, with the protein MKQLLEFIPLILFFAAYKLYGVQIASITLVIATIIQFIIVKIMYGKIEKSQWVIAISVIFFGSLTAYFNDLQFLKWKVTLIYGLFAIILLVSQYGFNKPIIKHLLAKELHLPEQVWQRLNLGWAIFFLLCLVINLYVSTYLSDNIWVDFKSFGFFGLTLIATLITGVYLYPYISQQEQKKDNNEQN; encoded by the coding sequence ATGAAACAACTACTTGAATTTATCCCGCTTATTCTATTTTTTGCGGCATATAAACTCTATGGCGTACAAATTGCCTCCATTACGCTCGTTATTGCCACCATTATTCAATTTATTATTGTCAAAATAATGTATGGAAAAATTGAGAAATCTCAATGGGTTATTGCAATTAGCGTGATCTTTTTTGGCAGTTTAACCGCTTATTTTAACGATCTTCAATTTTTAAAATGGAAAGTAACCTTAATTTATGGATTATTCGCCATCATTCTTTTAGTTAGCCAATATGGCTTTAATAAACCTATTATTAAACATCTGCTTGCAAAAGAATTACACTTGCCAGAACAAGTTTGGCAACGTTTAAACCTAGGTTGGGCAATATTTTTTCTGCTCTGTTTAGTGATTAACTTATATGTTAGTACTTATCTCTCTGATAATATTTGGGTTGATTTTAAATCTTTTGGCTTTTTTGGTTTAACACTAATTGCTACACTAATCACTGGTGTTTATCTCTACCCCTATATTTCTCAACAAGAACAAAAAAAGGATAACAATGAACAAAACTGA
- the mreD gene encoding rod shape-determining protein MreD, whose amino-acid sequence MKIHSLFQYFVVFLTFLLALVCEVFPWPVELQGYRPAWLIMVLMYWVMAIPNKVNIGTAFLLGLSWDLVSGSLLGLHALILSVFVYLLATHNNYLILRNLSLWQQSLLVILFIAVIRFGLFLVELFVHNAKFHSQELIGSIVSGSVWPWVFLILRGIRRKISLR is encoded by the coding sequence ATGAAAATTCACTCTCTCTTTCAATATTTTGTGGTATTTTTAACCTTCCTTCTTGCTTTAGTTTGTGAAGTTTTTCCTTGGCCAGTCGAATTACAAGGCTACCGCCCAGCGTGGTTAATTATGGTGTTAATGTATTGGGTTATGGCTATACCTAACAAAGTAAATATCGGTACAGCATTTCTCCTTGGTTTAAGCTGGGATCTGGTTTCTGGTTCCTTATTAGGGCTTCACGCACTGATTTTATCTGTTTTTGTCTATCTCCTCGCAACCCATAATAACTATTTAATCCTCAGAAATTTATCTTTATGGCAACAAAGTTTGCTAGTCATCTTATTTATTGCTGTCATTCGTTTTGGCTTATTTCTAGTTGAATTATTTGTACATAATGCCAAATTTCACTCTCAAGAATTAATAGGCTCAATCGTCAGTGGTTCTGTTTGGCCGTGGGTTTTCTTAATTTTAAGAGGAATACGCCGTAAAATCTCTTTACGCTAA